In Helicobacter bilis, a genomic segment contains:
- a CDS encoding acetyl-CoA carboxylase — protein sequence MAEVLSPIPGTFYRKPNPDAAPYVEVGSVVEADTTVCLVEVMKTFNEIKAGSAGKITKICAENEAFVNPGDVLFVIE from the coding sequence ATGGCAGAAGTTTTAAGCCCAATACCAGGAACATTTTATAGGAAACCAAATCCAGATGCAGCGCCTTATGTAGAAGTAGGCAGTGTAGTAGAGGCAGATACAACGGTGTGTCTTGTAGAAGTGATGAAAACTTTTAATGAAATCAAGGCAGGTTCAGCTGGAAAAATAACAAAAATTTGTGCGGAAAACGAAGCATTTGTAAATCCGGGTGATGTGCTATTTGTCATTGAATAG
- the pxpA gene encoding 5-oxoprolinase subunit PxpA, giving the protein MKKEIDLNSDMGECFGPWIIGDGVDDEIMPLISSCNIAAGFHASDPNIMRHSVQQAIKNNVAIGVHPGFRDLVGFGRRLIIAKPDELVNDCIYQLGALREFIGIEGGKLHHFKPHGYLYIHASKDRDFSTQLIQALQKIDSKLPIYCMEGTITCDVVKELKHPYVREFYGDRDYGDDGQLVMVRRARAYTPDEVAKKVLQACKEGTVTSVTGKTIEVDFDSVCIHSDTAGALQLIGATRKLLEQNGITIKQPVVHGL; this is encoded by the coding sequence ATGAAAAAAGAGATTGACTTAAATAGTGATATGGGTGAGTGCTTTGGTCCATGGATTATCGGTGATGGTGTTGATGATGAGATTATGCCCCTTATTAGTAGCTGTAATATTGCGGCAGGATTCCATGCGAGTGATCCAAATATTATGCGACACTCTGTCCAGCAAGCCATAAAAAATAATGTAGCAATAGGTGTTCATCCGGGCTTTAGGGATTTAGTAGGTTTTGGTAGAAGATTAATTATTGCAAAGCCAGATGAATTAGTGAATGATTGTATTTATCAGCTTGGGGCATTGCGAGAGTTTATAGGGATTGAGGGGGGCAAACTCCACCATTTTAAACCACATGGCTATCTTTATATTCATGCCTCTAAAGATAGAGATTTTTCTACACAATTAATACAGGCTTTACAAAAAATAGATTCTAAACTTCCTATTTATTGCATGGAAGGCACAATTACTTGCGATGTTGTGAAAGAGTTAAAACACCCTTATGTGCGAGAGTTTTATGGCGATAGAGATTATGGTGATGATGGACAGCTTGTTATGGTAAGACGCGCTAGAGCTTACACGCCAGATGAGGTTGCAAAAAAAGTATTGCAAGCATGCAAAGAAGGCACGGTAACAAGCGTTACAGGAAAGACCATTGAAGTAGATTTTGATTCTGTATGTATTCATAGTGATACAGCTGGGGCATTGCAGCTTATTGGGGCAACAAGAAAGCTTTTAGAGCAAAATGGCATTACCATCAAGCAACCAGTGGTGCATGGATTATAG
- a CDS encoding ABC transporter ATP-binding protein, which yields METILNLHNVSKHYDGIIALDNISFTLNSGDIFGLLGRNGGGKTTMIKIITSMLTDYTGDIEFLGHNLRDKRNLIFFKQHIAYLPDRDFLYSHMNGLQSIAFFKDFFSDFNDKKALEIFQLLDVVPTQKISTMSKGQAEKLALSLMLAREAKLYLFDEPLAGADVISRDEIFKLIATYCKSGATIIATHLISSVEAILTKALFLNKKAMAYGSKEELLIDFNSLEDSFRYYASDSTIKPLKQLENTESKE from the coding sequence TTGGAAACGATACTAAACCTACACAATGTCAGCAAACATTATGATGGAATAATAGCTCTTGATAATATTAGCTTTACGCTAAATAGTGGCGATATTTTCGGGCTTTTAGGGCGAAATGGCGGTGGTAAAACCACAATGATTAAAATCATTACTTCAATGCTTACAGATTACACTGGCGATATTGAATTTTTAGGGCATAATCTAAGGGATAAAAGGAATCTCATCTTTTTTAAGCAGCATATTGCCTATTTGCCTGATAGAGATTTTTTATACTCACACATGAATGGCTTGCAAAGCATTGCGTTTTTCAAGGATTTTTTCAGTGATTTTAATGATAAGAAGGCTTTAGAGATTTTTCAGCTATTAGATGTAGTGCCGACACAAAAAATTAGCACAATGTCAAAGGGACAAGCAGAAAAGTTAGCCCTATCACTCATGCTTGCAAGGGAGGCAAAACTCTATCTTTTTGATGAGCCTTTAGCTGGGGCTGATGTGATTAGCCGTGATGAGATTTTTAAGCTGATTGCTACATATTGTAAGAGTGGAGCGACTATCATTGCTACACATTTAATCTCTAGTGTAGAAGCCATTCTCACTAAAGCCTTGTTTTTGAATAAAAAGGCTATGGCTTATGGTAGTAAGGAGGAGTTATTAATAGATTTTAATAGCCTTGAAGATAGCTTTAGATATTATGCGAGTGATAGCACTATAAAGCCTTTAAAACAACTTGAAAATACAGAATCTAAAGAGTAA